The sequence CCGGAGAATGCGTTCTTGACGATTATTGCAAGGGTAGGGTGGTTTTCCCCTGGGCAGACGTAGATGATCAGGTTTTGATCAAATCCGATGGCTTCCCTACATATCACTTTGCTAATGTCGTGGATGATCATCTCATGGGCATTACCCATGTCCTTCGTGGAGAGGAGTGGTTGAGTTCTACCCCTAAGCACCTGCTTCTTTACGAAGCTTTTGGTTGGGAAGCCCCAACTTTCCTCCACATGCCATTACTTCTTAATCCTGATGGGACAAAACTTTCTAAAAGAAAAAATCCTACATCGATCTTCTATTATCGAGACGCTGGTTACGTCAAAGAAGCCTTCATGAACTTTCTTACCCTCATGGGGTACAGTATGGAGGGGGATGAGGAGATTTATTCTCTAGAGAAGCTTATCGCAAACTTCGATCCTCGACGTATCGGAAAGTCAGGAGCGGTTTTTGATACCCGCAAACTGGATTGGATGAATAAGCATTACCTGACTCATGAAAAATCGTCAGAAAGTCTGTTAGCTAAACTAAAAGATTGGTTAATCAATGACGAGTTTTTCTTAAAAATTCTTCCACTCTGTCAATCCCGCATTACTACTCTTGCCGAATTCATAGGATTTACCGGATTTTTCTTCTCCGTTCTTCCTGAATATTCAAAAGAGGAGCTTTTACCAGCAACTATTGTTGAAGAGAAGGCGGCTATTCTTCTTTATAGTTATGTCAAATATTTAGAAAAAGCTGATCTATGGGTTAAAGACCAGTTTTATCAGGGATCTAAATGGCTATCCTCAGCTTTCCAAGTACATCATAAGAAGGTCGTTATCCCTTTACTTTATGTGGCGATTACAGGGAAGAAACAGGGCTTACCTTTATTTGACTCCATGGAGTTATTAGGAAAGCCTCGTACACGCGCGCGTCTTGTTCATGCGCAAAATCTCCTTGGGGGCGTGCCT is a genomic window of Chlamydia psittaci 6BC containing:
- the gltX gene encoding glutamate--tRNA ligase, producing MAWENVRVRVAPSPTGDPHVGTAYMALFNEIFAKRFNGKMILRIEDTDQTRSRDDYEKNIFSALKWCGIQWDEGPDIGGPYGPYRQSERTEIYREYAELLLKTDYAYKCFATPKELEEMRAVATTLGYRGGYDRRYRYLSPEEIEARTREGQPYTIRLKVPLTGECVLDDYCKGRVVFPWADVDDQVLIKSDGFPTYHFANVVDDHLMGITHVLRGEEWLSSTPKHLLLYEAFGWEAPTFLHMPLLLNPDGTKLSKRKNPTSIFYYRDAGYVKEAFMNFLTLMGYSMEGDEEIYSLEKLIANFDPRRIGKSGAVFDTRKLDWMNKHYLTHEKSSESLLAKLKDWLINDEFFLKILPLCQSRITTLAEFIGFTGFFFSVLPEYSKEELLPATIVEEKAAILLYSYVKYLEKADLWVKDQFYQGSKWLSSAFQVHHKKVVIPLLYVAITGKKQGLPLFDSMELLGKPRTRARLVHAQNLLGGVPKKIQTTIDKVLKEEDFENKIFEF